One Alkalicoccus halolimnae DNA segment encodes these proteins:
- a CDS encoding MMPL family transporter translates to MHRLLYVLPFLWIAVGAWLFLTSPDMDQLVRERGQFDIPDEYQTAVTSDILQANEGSAGEEILLVYFEENGLSDSQLDSVAETLDSFPSEIEGFPIEEITTPFDSEENESLISDDETTLMAVLSMDMTVNDVPEVRPQIEQLAADPETENYVSGAAIVEDDVIISSEEGLATTEIITVIFVITILLFVFRSVTAPLIPLITVGAAYLVTVPIVSFLIERMDFPVSNFTQIFIVAILFGIGTDYCILLMNRFKEELARHPVRKTAVIETYRAVGPTVFSSALTGFIGFAAIGLADFDLYQSAAGVAVGIVMLVLALIIWVPPAMLLLGDKLFWPSKRALESTDSRIWKGLGTFSMLRPGWTSLILIALVVPSFLFYDQRVSFHSLDEISGETDSVEAIDLVSERFGVGYSFPAQIVLEAEEDWDDPDMLPIIEYVSAQVASIEEVEEVRSFTRPDGVVLDDFRIPEITGELRDGVDETVEGVEEVTEGLEELQTSLREEESAREAAEGSEELADGSGELQTGLEEAAGGLEESTAGIRDIAASQNEIATQLAELEGSLEEISSSPALDASTSGAIAEISAGMGELENGLNETAEGTNEAASGQEELEEGIRESAEAQSSLQEGQEELTEGFNQFGDGFLEIADSLDELIEGLEEIEEGLGDVSSLLAETADQETHPLEGFFVPEEAADEEEFHDLAELYTTPNSRVATFDVVLDIDPYSNEAMVVMDEIDEQVSRSMNEWPDRFTYSLGGLPAVNADLSEISDNDFFRTAVIMLSGIFLVLIVMLRSLIMPVYILASLIATYVISMAVTELIFVTILGYPGISWAVPFFGFVMLMALGVDYSIFLMARFAENMKHQGVNDSLMTAMTKIGTVILSAAIILAGTFGAMMPSGVLSLVQIGTLVLTGLLLYAFVMLPLFIPLMIRLFGDKNWLPFKAPGKK, encoded by the coding sequence ATGCACCGCCTGCTTTATGTTCTTCCTTTTCTCTGGATTGCTGTGGGAGCCTGGCTTTTCCTGACCAGCCCTGATATGGACCAGCTTGTCAGAGAGCGCGGACAGTTCGATATCCCCGATGAATACCAGACGGCTGTCACTTCCGACATACTCCAGGCAAATGAAGGATCCGCCGGAGAAGAGATTCTTCTCGTCTATTTTGAAGAGAATGGCCTTTCAGACTCGCAGCTTGATTCTGTAGCTGAGACTCTGGATTCGTTCCCTTCTGAAATAGAAGGTTTCCCGATAGAAGAAATTACGACTCCATTTGATTCGGAAGAAAATGAATCTCTGATAAGTGACGATGAAACAACATTAATGGCTGTCTTATCGATGGACATGACCGTTAACGATGTGCCTGAAGTACGCCCGCAGATAGAACAGCTGGCAGCCGATCCGGAAACAGAGAATTACGTCAGCGGAGCTGCAATTGTAGAAGATGATGTCATTATCAGTTCCGAAGAAGGACTCGCGACGACGGAAATTATTACTGTTATCTTTGTCATTACTATTCTTCTCTTCGTTTTCCGGTCCGTGACAGCTCCACTCATTCCGCTCATAACAGTAGGAGCCGCTTATCTTGTAACCGTCCCTATCGTTTCTTTTTTAATAGAGAGAATGGATTTTCCAGTCTCCAATTTCACCCAGATATTTATCGTGGCCATCTTGTTTGGCATCGGCACCGATTACTGCATCCTTCTTATGAACCGATTCAAAGAAGAGCTCGCCAGACATCCCGTGAGAAAAACAGCAGTTATTGAAACCTACCGAGCCGTCGGGCCTACCGTCTTTTCAAGTGCCCTTACCGGGTTTATCGGTTTTGCCGCGATTGGACTCGCCGATTTTGATTTGTATCAGTCTGCAGCCGGCGTCGCCGTTGGTATTGTAATGCTTGTGCTTGCATTAATTATCTGGGTGCCGCCGGCCATGCTTCTGCTCGGTGATAAGCTGTTCTGGCCCTCCAAACGGGCACTTGAATCAACAGACAGCAGAATCTGGAAAGGACTGGGTACATTTTCCATGCTGCGCCCGGGCTGGACCTCCCTTATATTAATTGCTCTCGTTGTTCCCTCTTTTCTATTTTATGATCAGCGGGTCTCTTTTCACTCACTTGATGAAATCAGCGGGGAAACGGATTCGGTAGAAGCTATCGATCTTGTTTCTGAGCGTTTTGGAGTCGGATATTCCTTTCCTGCACAAATTGTCCTGGAAGCAGAAGAAGACTGGGATGATCCGGACATGCTTCCGATTATCGAATACGTATCTGCGCAGGTAGCATCTATTGAAGAAGTGGAGGAAGTCCGCAGTTTCACACGTCCGGATGGAGTCGTTCTCGATGATTTCAGGATTCCCGAAATCACCGGGGAACTGAGAGACGGCGTCGATGAAACAGTGGAAGGCGTGGAAGAAGTCACGGAAGGACTTGAAGAACTGCAGACGTCCCTTCGTGAAGAAGAAAGTGCCCGGGAAGCAGCGGAAGGAAGCGAAGAATTGGCTGATGGTTCCGGAGAGCTTCAAACAGGGCTTGAAGAAGCAGCCGGTGGTCTGGAGGAATCGACGGCGGGAATCCGGGATATCGCTGCCTCTCAAAATGAAATTGCCACCCAGCTTGCAGAACTGGAAGGAAGCCTGGAAGAAATAAGCTCTAGTCCCGCTCTCGATGCTTCCACTTCGGGCGCGATTGCAGAAATCAGTGCCGGAATGGGAGAGCTTGAGAATGGTCTCAACGAAACGGCAGAAGGAACGAACGAGGCCGCTTCCGGACAGGAGGAGCTTGAAGAAGGCATTCGTGAATCTGCAGAAGCGCAGTCTTCTCTCCAGGAAGGACAGGAGGAGCTGACAGAAGGATTCAACCAGTTTGGAGATGGATTTTTAGAAATAGCGGACTCGCTTGATGAATTGATTGAAGGCCTCGAGGAAATAGAAGAAGGCCTGGGTGATGTTTCCTCCCTTCTTGCTGAAACTGCGGATCAGGAAACGCACCCTCTTGAAGGTTTCTTTGTACCCGAAGAAGCTGCTGATGAAGAAGAGTTTCATGATCTTGCGGAACTTTATACTACGCCAAACAGCCGTGTTGCCACCTTTGACGTCGTGCTTGATATAGATCCTTACAGCAATGAAGCGATGGTGGTTATGGACGAAATAGATGAGCAGGTCAGCCGCTCCATGAACGAATGGCCTGACCGCTTCACCTACTCTTTAGGCGGACTGCCTGCTGTGAATGCGGATCTGTCCGAGATCTCGGACAATGATTTCTTCCGGACTGCCGTTATTATGCTCAGCGGTATCTTTCTCGTGCTGATCGTTATGCTCCGATCTCTGATCATGCCTGTCTACATCCTTGCTTCTCTCATTGCCACCTACGTGATTTCCATGGCGGTAACGGAGCTGATCTTTGTTACGATCCTCGGATATCCAGGTATAAGCTGGGCGGTGCCATTTTTTGGATTCGTCATGCTGATGGCACTTGGAGTTGATTATTCCATCTTTTTAATGGCCCGTTTTGCGGAGAATATGAAGCACCAGGGTGTAAACGATTCTCTCATGACAGCGATGACGAAAATCGGTACTGTCATTTTATCAGCGGCTATCATCCTTGCCGGAACATTCGGTGCTATGATGCCTTCGGGAGTGCTCTCTCTCGTACAGATAGGCACGCTCGTACTGACGGGTCTTCTGCTGTATGCATTTGTAATGCTGCCGCTGTTCATTCCATTGATGATCCGCTTGTTCGGAGATAAAAACTGGCTGCCGTTTAAAGCACCGGGGAAAAAATAA